A window of Edaphobacter lichenicola contains these coding sequences:
- a CDS encoding VWA domain-containing protein encodes MVKRHLLFLWLLLFPLYGDGSGAAQNDTSRIRVSVVLVQLNVAVTDGKGNYVSGLSPEDFSITEDKIPEKTATFEEGNEPPRRLIDVSPSGGHPSQDTGKGAVTIVQKSTAGDQGKTPDLWSAGANVFILFDTSNYMYRGFVFAQDSIADFIRSLEGVSKVALYSYSRDLSRVSTLTSDRSQVLRGVRNTVAGDDAALYNSLLLTVKDAARLTGKKAIVVFSNGPDNASLVPPEDVAELAQSTGTIIYMISTQQAEDEPVSTAVFERMSKVTGGKAYFSKSWRDEKQAFASIRDDLAHLYTLSYYPQPNPNRGWRTITVKLVGKNLQKYHIRTRDGYRFLQQTPSTDNLPLPGPDPLSQ; translated from the coding sequence ATGGTGAAACGACATCTTCTATTTCTCTGGTTACTTTTATTCCCTCTCTACGGCGACGGTTCTGGCGCTGCCCAGAATGATACCTCGCGCATCCGCGTAAGCGTCGTCCTTGTGCAACTGAATGTCGCCGTGACTGATGGAAAGGGGAACTATGTTAGCGGTCTCAGTCCAGAAGACTTCTCTATAACCGAAGACAAAATTCCTGAAAAAACTGCCACCTTCGAGGAGGGAAACGAACCACCTCGGAGACTGATTGACGTTTCTCCGTCTGGCGGTCACCCTTCTCAGGACACTGGCAAAGGTGCGGTAACGATAGTCCAGAAATCCACTGCCGGGGATCAAGGGAAGACTCCAGACTTGTGGTCGGCGGGGGCTAACGTTTTTATTCTCTTTGACACCAGCAACTACATGTACCGGGGATTTGTATTCGCTCAGGATTCCATCGCAGATTTCATTCGATCTCTCGAGGGCGTTAGCAAGGTGGCCCTTTATTCCTATAGTCGAGATCTTTCCCGCGTATCTACACTTACGTCCGATCGGTCGCAAGTCTTGCGTGGCGTTCGCAACACGGTTGCTGGTGATGACGCTGCACTCTATAACTCCCTCTTGTTGACGGTAAAGGATGCCGCTCGTTTGACCGGAAAAAAAGCTATCGTTGTCTTTTCTAATGGTCCCGACAATGCGAGCCTGGTGCCGCCCGAGGACGTAGCGGAGTTGGCTCAATCCACCGGCACAATTATTTACATGATCAGCACTCAGCAAGCCGAAGATGAACCAGTTTCTACCGCTGTCTTTGAGCGAATGAGCAAGGTCACAGGTGGTAAAGCCTATTTCTCGAAGAGTTGGAGAGACGAGAAACAGGCGTTTGCCTCCATCCGGGATGACCTGGCTCATCTCTACACTCTCAGCTACTATCCCCAACCCAATCCAAATCGGGGCTGGCGCACGATAACGGTAAAGCTCGTTGGCAAAAACCTGCAGAAGTATCACATCCGGACTCGGGATGGTTATCGCTTCCTTCAGCAGACACCGTCTACAGACAATCTACCGTTGCCGGGGCCGGACCCTCTTTCGCAGTGA
- a CDS encoding CHAT domain-containing protein codes for MATGIRKLKTSLVLSLLLDTGCSRAPSPFVLSTAYRAAEGSLQRGDLRESLSETSDALAKIDKRDANSIWRFRLLEAEILMWQGRSQDSLTVLKAVDPGEPSDSELQARRSTLQGTAESNLQMLPQAAETFARTESMPGARLPGVRVDLDLGEGKLAVFRHDPVGSERLFHNALNLALDSGLTFGASKALGNLGMLKMSQNRYVDAADYFSESLAAAKKLNAQSLIVRTTGNLGWAYLQMGDLERASELFDESASESHRLGLPADEKTALMSIAAIHFMRHDFITAETSYQRALELAEQLGNRQEEAFALIDLAQIEIERKNYGAAEGYNKRSLEIESAMGDHDTELYSLVNEAQIASLRQDYETAERCLMRVVHDRKASPILEAQALSTFATLDTQQNHFRAAEMHFEEAIASLETQRGLLSREEFKLSFPTNEKAIYDDYIDFLIERKLTDKAFRVTEMHKARTLTEEFYSRNRPGSRGISLAQARKVAGRSGHTILSYWLGPERSYLWMFQAKESHLYILPGEDRIRPLVDAYRNHLTGALSSLDRGDEEGKELYQILIAPVESLIAPQSRVVIVPDEELCGVNFETLITTSKVPHYWIEDVSVTTASSAALLAYGGHQEREASRQKQRKLLLIGDPLPLAYYPPLPHAEEEIMLIKSHFVPEQETIVSGGKATPEAYFRAKPEQYDLIHFVAHGKADRVTPLNSAILLSGQASSPNLLARDIASTRLYAKLVTISACDSAGKRIYSSEGLVGLSWAFLRAGAQNVVASLWEVNDASTPKLMDVFYAAIARGEEPELALRSAKLSLLHSQSAYSRPFFWAPFVLYEGAGSSYEYPSTQKMTHNQ; via the coding sequence TCGAGCGGCGGAAGGTTCTCTGCAGCGCGGCGACCTAAGGGAGTCACTGAGTGAAACTAGTGATGCGCTTGCGAAGATAGACAAAAGAGATGCTAATTCGATCTGGCGCTTTCGCTTGCTTGAAGCCGAGATACTGATGTGGCAGGGCCGTTCCCAGGACTCTCTAACCGTGCTGAAGGCTGTGGACCCTGGCGAACCGAGTGATTCCGAACTTCAAGCCCGGAGAAGCACACTACAGGGTACCGCTGAAAGCAATTTACAGATGCTTCCTCAAGCCGCGGAGACGTTCGCGCGTACAGAGAGTATGCCCGGTGCGAGATTGCCTGGTGTCAGGGTCGACCTTGATCTGGGTGAAGGGAAGTTGGCAGTTTTCCGGCACGATCCGGTTGGATCAGAGCGGCTCTTTCATAACGCACTCAACCTTGCGCTGGATAGTGGCCTCACATTTGGGGCAAGCAAGGCACTGGGAAATCTCGGGATGCTTAAAATGTCCCAAAACCGCTACGTCGACGCGGCGGACTACTTTAGTGAATCGCTAGCGGCGGCTAAGAAATTGAATGCGCAATCCTTGATCGTCAGAACGACGGGCAACCTGGGCTGGGCTTACCTTCAGATGGGCGACCTTGAACGTGCTTCTGAACTTTTCGATGAATCAGCCAGCGAATCCCATCGGCTTGGATTACCAGCTGACGAAAAGACGGCGCTGATGAGCATTGCTGCGATCCACTTTATGCGACACGATTTCATAACCGCAGAGACCTCTTACCAGCGAGCGTTGGAACTGGCAGAACAATTGGGCAACCGCCAGGAAGAGGCGTTTGCCCTGATAGATCTTGCTCAAATTGAGATCGAACGGAAAAATTATGGGGCGGCGGAAGGCTACAACAAACGATCTCTAGAGATCGAGAGCGCGATGGGTGATCATGACACAGAGCTGTACTCGCTGGTCAATGAGGCGCAGATCGCCTCCCTGAGGCAGGATTATGAAACCGCTGAGCGATGTTTGATGAGGGTTGTCCATGATCGAAAAGCCAGTCCGATTCTGGAGGCCCAAGCGCTATCTACGTTTGCTACGCTGGACACTCAGCAGAATCATTTCCGAGCAGCAGAAATGCACTTCGAGGAAGCTATCGCATCGCTGGAAACTCAACGTGGTTTGCTGAGTCGCGAAGAGTTTAAACTCTCCTTTCCCACGAATGAAAAAGCTATCTATGACGATTACATCGATTTTCTTATCGAAAGGAAGCTGACCGATAAAGCGTTCAGAGTGACCGAGATGCATAAGGCCCGGACACTGACCGAAGAATTCTACTCGAGGAATCGGCCAGGTTCTCGAGGTATAAGTCTGGCTCAGGCAAGGAAAGTTGCAGGCCGATCGGGGCATACGATCCTCTCGTACTGGTTGGGGCCCGAGAGAAGCTACCTATGGATGTTTCAGGCAAAAGAATCACACTTATATATTCTTCCGGGCGAGGATAGGATTCGGCCGCTGGTTGATGCCTATCGGAATCATCTGACCGGCGCGCTCAGTTCGCTGGATAGAGGTGATGAAGAGGGCAAGGAGTTGTACCAGATCCTGATCGCTCCGGTTGAATCCCTGATCGCGCCGCAGTCAAGAGTCGTCATCGTTCCGGACGAGGAGCTATGTGGCGTGAACTTCGAGACTCTCATAACGACATCGAAGGTTCCGCACTACTGGATTGAAGACGTGTCCGTTACAACTGCAAGTTCTGCTGCATTACTGGCTTACGGAGGCCATCAGGAGAGAGAGGCATCAAGGCAGAAACAAAGGAAATTGCTTTTGATCGGGGACCCTTTGCCGCTTGCGTACTATCCGCCTCTTCCTCATGCAGAGGAAGAGATCATGCTGATCAAAAGTCACTTTGTACCTGAACAGGAGACCATTGTCTCGGGCGGAAAAGCCACTCCTGAGGCTTACTTTCGCGCAAAGCCAGAGCAATACGATCTCATACACTTTGTCGCTCATGGCAAAGCGGACCGGGTAACCCCTCTCAACTCAGCCATTCTACTTTCAGGGCAGGCCAGCTCTCCGAACCTGCTCGCTCGCGATATTGCCAGTACAAGGCTGTATGCCAAGCTGGTAACGATTTCAGCTTGTGATAGCGCCGGCAAAAGAATCTATTCCTCGGAAGGGTTGGTCGGACTCTCGTGGGCGTTCCTGCGCGCTGGCGCGCAGAATGTGGTCGCATCCTTATGGGAGGTAAACGACGCTTCAACTCCTAAGCTGATGGACGTTTTCTATGCCGCAATCGCCCGAGGGGAGGAGCCAGAACTGGCTCTTCGATCAGCAAAACTATCGCTATTGCACTCCCAAAGCGCTTACAGCCGGCCTTTCTTTTGGGCCCCCTTTGTCTTATACGAGGGCGCCGGATCATCCTATGAGTATCCTTCAACCCAAAAGATGACCCACAATCAATGA
- a CDS encoding aminotransferase class V-fold PLP-dependent enzyme, translating into MRLTDALAAIGPGALTEDALRLHVFPLFSNTLAATGIYLANHSLGRPLNQTEEDLREGFHLWQTKLGEAWDPWLEEEHAHRARLAQLIGASRPDCVVPKTSAGQGLRTVLNALPGIPRVVSTTGEFDSIDVILKQYAALGRINLQFVSCEAPDGAMDLSQLIQKVHDGADLVVISQVMFMTGRVVPNLDLLADQCHTAGARLLVDAYHAVGVFPVAVTDMKADFMIGGSYKYLRGGPGAAFLYLSPDALSSGLRPIDIGWFAKDQPFLYDRPDPPRFAYGGDAFLESTPPILTYYQARAGQQFALQMGVARIRAYCIDRLSNLKRYLAAVGITAEGADDLHGGFLTIENPAAVSLAETLERTGITADARSNRLRLSPDYLTPDSALRTVATTLASICAAV; encoded by the coding sequence ATGAGACTTACAGATGCTCTCGCAGCCATAGGCCCAGGTGCGCTCACAGAAGATGCTCTGCGCCTTCATGTCTTTCCGCTCTTCTCCAACACGCTCGCAGCAACCGGAATTTATCTGGCGAATCATTCGTTGGGCCGTCCACTCAATCAAACAGAGGAGGATCTTCGCGAAGGCTTTCACCTCTGGCAAACTAAGCTTGGAGAGGCGTGGGACCCTTGGCTCGAAGAAGAGCACGCACATCGCGCGAGACTCGCTCAACTCATTGGCGCTTCCAGGCCCGATTGTGTGGTCCCAAAAACTTCAGCAGGGCAAGGACTGCGAACAGTTCTCAACGCGCTTCCCGGTATTCCCCGCGTCGTCTCTACGACAGGAGAGTTCGATTCAATTGATGTAATTCTCAAGCAGTATGCAGCCTTAGGAAGAATCAACCTTCAGTTCGTTTCTTGTGAAGCGCCTGATGGTGCCATGGATCTTTCGCAACTGATCCAGAAAGTCCACGACGGTGCGGATCTCGTCGTCATCTCTCAGGTAATGTTTATGACCGGGCGGGTCGTACCGAATCTTGATCTTCTCGCCGACCAATGTCATACGGCGGGAGCTCGTCTCCTTGTGGATGCTTACCATGCTGTCGGGGTATTCCCAGTTGCTGTCACCGACATGAAGGCCGACTTCATGATCGGAGGCAGTTACAAATATCTGCGCGGCGGTCCTGGGGCGGCGTTTCTCTATCTATCTCCGGACGCTCTCTCCAGTGGCCTAAGGCCGATTGACATCGGCTGGTTCGCCAAAGACCAACCTTTTCTCTACGATCGGCCCGATCCACCACGCTTCGCATACGGTGGAGATGCGTTCCTTGAATCAACCCCACCGATTCTAACCTACTATCAGGCCCGGGCTGGTCAGCAGTTCGCGCTTCAGATGGGAGTAGCCCGAATCCGGGCATATTGCATCGACCGTCTCAGCAATCTCAAACGATATCTCGCGGCCGTTGGGATTACAGCGGAGGGCGCAGACGACCTGCACGGTGGATTCCTTACAATAGAAAACCCAGCAGCGGTGTCGCTCGCAGAAACCCTCGAACGCACCGGCATTACGGCAGATGCACGCAGTAATCGGCTGAGGCTCTCACCCGACTACCTCACGCCAGACAGCGCGTTACGCACTGTGGCAACCACCCTGGCATCTATCTGCGCAGCAGTCTAG
- a CDS encoding prolyl oligopeptidase family serine peptidase — protein MSDRVIRLAVLTATVAFASAWGWSQVGVAAEATAAQRPIKFEDLARMKQVSDPQISPSGKWVVFSVAETDLDRNVIVNHLWVVPLEGATAATASESHERQITFTKDGESGGRLSPDGKMLLFVANDEEAGRSQIFVAPWDDRAGKPGTPKRLTSVITGADGAVWSPDSQRILFTSQVYPECSDEAAWATENACDKTRDEANGVSPMKAQVLDHLQYLRPDQEVGPKRSHMLVVFAANGDAIRDLTPRRSIGEADIAAFSSDGRIGYAWAPDSMEVAFVTSSNRFSAATTNNEVFILRLNNAGARPEKVSRPAGSDEAPAYSPDGKWLAFRSQARAEYSSTQFRLVLFDRQMGTTTVVLPHFDRSINEFTWASDSASIFFAIHDRGEGQIYSVAVADENTIHYIAVPTGHLTLLVSETKSNFSELQISNDGTWLVSSATNVERPSEIFRTSLRILADEDPEVKKKTIGLKLAIAADKTAPPIDSAVPVVPEALTHLNNKMLDRIALEKMESFWFTGADGAKMQGFVIRPPGFDSARRYPVKFLIHENPYRAWGDNWSYRWNPELMAASGYVVVMVNPRGSIGYGHAFIDGMNGDWGGKAYVDLMKGMDYAEQHYGFIDKTRECALGAGFGGFMADWILTHTNRFACIVTQDGIFNPDAEYGTSAEPRLNGENSPAKDAKDVKSARNESSAQDPSQKWSPMLSIRNAKTPTLIVHSGNRLDVSESTQLFKALQQLNVQSSILSLPGTGHWLNRPQDSRLWYESVADWCDRWTRTNRYAAGFSQPALTATVSESKKLPLKPQSIPVPSQSAASTMTEPAKPQPQLSLPTKSAESTIQRVPTPVPSAPVRAATAPPEVQSRPQAVPTPIAPVVTPDVLVIPKPQPDLQATNPVIPRIVLPTEPPKPEAAPVASAIHNTSQGSFVIAINAPADELRVGEDARVLITLTNVSGHPILFSHRVGTENPEFSFIFLVRNSTGRLMGENIAGGLRASDPLQVDQVPSGGTLTQTAHLSRLVNLSQPGRYTVRVYRRDVDTNQVVQSNEVMLNIGTSMHAR, from the coding sequence ATGAGCGATCGAGTAATTCGTTTGGCGGTGCTGACCGCAACGGTGGCCTTTGCTTCGGCCTGGGGTTGGAGTCAGGTTGGCGTAGCGGCGGAGGCGACGGCGGCCCAACGGCCGATAAAATTCGAGGACTTGGCGCGGATGAAGCAGGTGAGCGATCCTCAGATTTCTCCATCGGGCAAGTGGGTGGTGTTCTCGGTGGCAGAGACAGATCTTGATAGGAATGTGATCGTCAACCATCTCTGGGTGGTGCCGCTGGAAGGCGCGACTGCAGCTACAGCGTCTGAATCGCATGAGCGGCAGATCACGTTTACCAAGGATGGAGAATCCGGAGGCAGGTTATCGCCGGACGGCAAGATGCTGCTGTTTGTGGCGAACGATGAGGAGGCTGGCCGTTCGCAGATCTTTGTCGCGCCCTGGGACGATAGGGCAGGCAAGCCCGGTACGCCGAAGCGCCTGACAAGTGTGATCACAGGGGCGGATGGGGCCGTATGGTCACCGGACTCGCAACGGATACTGTTTACATCGCAGGTATATCCGGAGTGCAGTGATGAAGCGGCGTGGGCAACGGAAAATGCATGCGATAAAACCAGGGATGAAGCTAATGGTGTGAGCCCCATGAAGGCGCAGGTTTTGGACCATTTGCAGTACCTGCGCCCAGATCAAGAGGTTGGACCGAAACGCAGCCACATGTTAGTAGTGTTTGCCGCGAATGGCGACGCGATACGCGACCTGACGCCGCGCCGAAGTATCGGAGAGGCGGACATTGCTGCGTTTTCATCGGATGGCCGAATCGGATATGCGTGGGCTCCTGATTCGATGGAAGTTGCTTTTGTCACCAGCTCGAACAGATTCTCTGCAGCGACCACAAACAACGAGGTCTTTATATTGAGACTGAATAACGCGGGCGCGCGGCCGGAAAAGGTTTCGAGACCGGCAGGAAGTGATGAAGCGCCAGCCTACTCACCCGATGGAAAATGGCTGGCGTTTCGTTCGCAGGCGCGTGCGGAATACAGCAGCACCCAGTTTCGGTTGGTGCTCTTCGATCGCCAGATGGGGACAACTACCGTTGTTCTGCCGCACTTCGATCGCTCGATCAATGAATTTACTTGGGCATCCGATTCGGCCTCGATCTTCTTTGCAATCCATGATCGCGGAGAGGGACAAATTTATTCCGTCGCGGTGGCAGACGAAAACACGATCCACTACATCGCCGTACCGACCGGCCATCTGACTCTGCTGGTATCGGAGACAAAGTCCAACTTCAGCGAACTGCAGATCTCAAATGACGGAACGTGGCTCGTTTCGAGCGCAACGAATGTCGAGCGACCGTCTGAGATATTTCGTACCAGCCTCAGAATCCTCGCCGACGAGGACCCTGAGGTAAAAAAGAAGACAATAGGTCTAAAGTTAGCGATCGCGGCGGACAAGACGGCTCCGCCGATAGATAGTGCTGTCCCTGTTGTGCCCGAAGCTTTGACTCATTTGAACAATAAAATGCTGGACAGAATTGCACTCGAGAAGATGGAGTCGTTCTGGTTTACGGGAGCAGATGGCGCAAAAATGCAGGGATTTGTGATTCGCCCCCCGGGGTTCGACTCCGCGCGGAGATACCCGGTAAAGTTTTTGATTCATGAGAATCCGTATCGGGCGTGGGGTGATAACTGGAGTTACCGGTGGAACCCGGAACTAATGGCGGCGAGTGGTTACGTTGTTGTGATGGTGAATCCTCGCGGATCCATCGGATACGGCCACGCATTTATCGACGGGATGAACGGGGATTGGGGCGGGAAGGCGTACGTGGACCTGATGAAAGGGATGGACTACGCGGAGCAGCACTATGGCTTCATTGACAAGACGCGGGAGTGCGCACTTGGCGCAGGCTTTGGCGGGTTCATGGCGGATTGGATCCTAACGCACACAAACCGGTTTGCGTGCATCGTGACACAGGATGGGATCTTCAATCCCGACGCCGAATACGGGACGTCGGCGGAGCCGCGGCTCAACGGGGAGAATTCTCCTGCGAAGGACGCAAAGGACGTGAAGAGTGCACGGAATGAATCTTCGGCGCAGGATCCTTCCCAAAAGTGGTCACCGATGTTGTCGATCCGAAACGCGAAGACGCCAACGCTGATAGTTCATTCTGGCAACCGCTTGGATGTGTCAGAGTCGACCCAGTTGTTTAAGGCGCTCCAGCAGCTGAACGTGCAGAGCAGCATACTGTCTCTACCTGGGACAGGGCATTGGCTAAATAGGCCTCAAGACTCAAGGCTGTGGTACGAGTCAGTGGCAGACTGGTGTGATCGATGGACGAGAACAAATAGATATGCAGCGGGCTTTTCGCAGCCTGCGTTGACGGCAACCGTCTCCGAGTCAAAGAAGTTGCCCCTGAAACCCCAGTCTATCCCGGTCCCATCTCAATCTGCAGCATCGACTATGACGGAACCTGCGAAGCCCCAGCCACAATTATCCTTACCAACCAAGTCAGCGGAATCGACGATTCAACGGGTGCCTACGCCTGTGCCATCTGCGCCCGTGCGAGCGGCAACCGCACCTCCGGAGGTGCAGTCGCGTCCGCAGGCGGTGCCTACCCCCATCGCTCCCGTGGTTACACCTGACGTGCTTGTAATACCAAAGCCGCAACCTGATCTCCAGGCAACAAACCCGGTCATTCCGAGGATCGTGTTGCCAACAGAACCCCCAAAGCCAGAGGCGGCTCCGGTTGCGTCTGCGATCCACAACACCTCGCAGGGATCGTTTGTGATTGCGATCAATGCTCCTGCTGACGAGCTAAGGGTTGGAGAGGATGCACGCGTGTTGATTACTTTGACGAATGTCTCAGGTCATCCAATCCTGTTTTCTCATCGAGTGGGAACAGAGAATCCAGAGTTCTCGTTTATTTTCCTGGTGCGGAATTCGACGGGCCGCCTGATGGGAGAGAATATCGCTGGTGGGCTACGTGCTTCAGACCCTCTCCAAGTGGACCAGGTACCGTCAGGCGGAACGCTGACACAGACCGCTCATTTGTCGAGGTTGGTAAACTTGAGCCAACCAGGTCGGTACACGGTGCGAGTGTATCGGAGAGACGTCGACACCAATCAGGTGGTGCAGTCGAACGAGGTCATGTTAAACATTGGTACGTCAATGCATGCCCGGTGA
- a CDS encoding tryptophan 2,3-dioxygenase, with protein MTNTNQRPVEPNIVSDFSDRLSYSGYLSLDGLLAQQRPLSQPPHHDEMLFIVQHQVSELWIKLVIHELTAAIDHIRHDRLPPTLKILSRVKLIQMQLFEQWSVLETLTPSEYMEFRSVLGSASGFQSFQYRKLEFLLGNKNVDNIKVFAHDKTIHDDLKRTLESPSLYDEFLRYLARHGYSIPDECRDRDWSKPHSRNEALVEVFREIYRNPKQHWVAYEMCEKLVDVEEYFQLWRFRHLKTVERIIGFRHGTGGSSGVGFLRQALELTFFPELLASRTEAPRE; from the coding sequence ATGACAAATACCAATCAACGCCCTGTCGAACCAAACATCGTAAGCGACTTCTCTGACAGGCTAAGCTACTCGGGCTACCTGTCCCTTGACGGCCTGCTGGCGCAACAGCGACCGCTATCCCAACCGCCGCATCATGATGAGATGTTGTTTATCGTTCAGCACCAGGTTTCGGAGTTATGGATTAAGCTGGTGATCCACGAGCTTACTGCTGCGATCGACCACATACGCCATGACCGACTTCCACCCACCCTCAAAATTCTGTCGCGCGTAAAGCTCATTCAGATGCAGCTCTTCGAGCAGTGGTCCGTGCTCGAAACTCTCACGCCATCTGAGTATATGGAGTTTCGATCCGTCCTTGGAAGTGCTTCGGGCTTTCAATCATTTCAATATCGCAAACTTGAATTTCTACTGGGCAATAAGAACGTCGATAATATCAAAGTCTTCGCGCACGACAAGACGATCCACGACGACCTCAAGCGCACCCTTGAATCTCCTAGCTTGTATGACGAATTCTTACGGTATCTTGCTCGTCATGGCTATAGCATTCCCGACGAATGCCGCGACCGCGACTGGTCTAAGCCCCACAGCAGGAATGAGGCTCTCGTAGAAGTCTTCCGCGAAATATATCGCAACCCAAAACAACACTGGGTGGCGTATGAGATGTGCGAGAAACTGGTAGACGTTGAAGAATACTTTCAACTCTGGCGCTTCCGTCATCTCAAAACCGTCGAACGCATCATCGGCTTTCGGCACGGCACCGGCGGCTCCTCGGGCGTAGGCTTTCTACGCCAGGCGTTGGAGCTAACTTTCTTTCCTGAACTTCTGGCTTCGCGGACCGAGGCACCACGGGAATGA